In the genome of Paenibacillus sp. FSL R5-0766, one region contains:
- the cysA gene encoding sulfate ABC transporter ATP-binding protein, whose translation MHVEVRDLNKHFGDFHAVKDVSFDIAKGHLIGLLGPSGGGKTSILRMLAGLENPGSGEIRFHGKVVNHLPPQERGIGFVFQNYALFKHMTVFENVAFGLKVKKTPKAQIRDRVMELVELTGLKGFEQRYPHQLSGGQRQRVAFARALAPEPQLLLLDEPFAAIDAKIRQELRSWLRELIERVGITSIFVTHDQDEAIEVADEIMIISQGRLEQKGTPWDIYKNPQTPFVATFIGESTVVEDASQLKGFEHAVEGESTRALIRPEYIEIGLKNEFTMLSATEKGTVKHLHFRGSEWMVEVDVQGHKLITYRSLEKTTLEIGQQIRVLVHRAYLFNDSNSWVVENRLKEDPMPVMI comes from the coding sequence ATGCATGTAGAAGTCCGTGATTTGAACAAACATTTCGGTGATTTTCATGCGGTAAAAGATGTCTCATTCGATATTGCCAAAGGCCATCTGATCGGTCTGCTTGGACCCAGCGGAGGTGGGAAAACGTCCATTCTGCGGATGCTGGCAGGTCTGGAGAATCCGGGTTCCGGTGAGATTCGCTTTCACGGAAAAGTCGTGAACCATCTGCCTCCACAGGAGCGGGGCATCGGATTTGTATTCCAGAACTATGCCTTGTTCAAACATATGACGGTATTTGAGAATGTCGCCTTTGGACTCAAGGTCAAGAAGACGCCAAAAGCCCAGATCCGTGATCGGGTGATGGAACTGGTTGAACTGACCGGGTTAAAAGGTTTCGAACAGCGCTATCCACATCAGTTATCTGGTGGGCAGCGTCAGCGTGTTGCTTTTGCCAGAGCACTCGCCCCGGAGCCGCAGCTGTTATTGCTGGACGAACCGTTCGCGGCCATTGATGCCAAGATCCGTCAGGAACTGCGTTCATGGTTGCGTGAGTTGATTGAACGGGTAGGGATTACTTCGATATTTGTAACGCATGACCAGGATGAAGCGATTGAAGTGGCGGACGAAATCATGATTATCAGCCAAGGTCGTCTCGAACAGAAGGGCACACCTTGGGATATCTACAAAAACCCGCAGACACCGTTTGTCGCTACATTTATCGGGGAGTCTACGGTTGTGGAGGATGCCTCCCAGCTGAAAGGATTCGAACATGCGGTTGAGGGTGAAAGTACACGAGCGCTGATTCGACCGGAGTATATTGAGATCGGCTTGAAAAACGAATTCACCATGTTGTCTGCAACCGAAAAAGGTACAGTCAAACATCTTCATTTCCGCGGCAGTGAATGGATGGTAGAGGTGGACGTACAGGGTCACAAGTTAATCACGTATCGTTCCCTGGAGAAAACGACATTGGAGATCGGTCAACAAATTCGAGTCCTTGTACACCGTGCATACCTGTTCAATGACTCCAACAGTTGGGTGGTAGAGAACCGACTGAAGGAAGATCCGATGCCGGTGATGATTTAG
- the cysT gene encoding sulfate ABC transporter permease subunit CysT: protein MNTVLRHKGWTWGFRSTVLLYFIVLIVLPIIGVYVNSFSEGWSNFVQSIMDPIAWKAVLLTIRLAVIATLINVVLGTMIAWVLTRYRFVGRSFLNSLVDLPFALPTAVGGLMIMLLLGPVSVIGKLAESMGFEIVFHQPAIVIAMTFVTFPFVIRAVQPLLEEIDPSEEEASYTMGASKARTFMQVILPSMAPGMISGGMLAFSRGLAEFGAVVLVAGNIPGRTLTASVFIYGEIESDNPTGAAAVSVLLLTLSFLILWLINLVQMRGRRR from the coding sequence ATGAATACCGTTCTTCGTCATAAGGGATGGACTTGGGGATTCCGCAGTACCGTATTGTTATATTTTATCGTACTTATTGTACTTCCAATCATCGGTGTGTACGTCAATTCCTTCTCCGAAGGATGGAGCAACTTTGTTCAGAGCATTATGGACCCCATCGCGTGGAAAGCCGTACTGCTGACCATTCGGCTGGCCGTCATTGCCACGCTGATTAATGTAGTTTTGGGCACGATGATCGCCTGGGTGTTGACAAGGTATCGCTTTGTGGGCCGATCGTTTCTCAACAGTCTGGTTGATCTCCCGTTTGCACTGCCAACAGCGGTGGGCGGCTTGATGATTATGCTGCTTTTGGGTCCGGTCAGTGTCATCGGGAAACTGGCAGAATCCATGGGATTTGAGATTGTATTTCACCAGCCGGCCATTGTTATCGCGATGACCTTTGTCACGTTTCCGTTTGTTATCCGTGCGGTGCAGCCTTTGCTGGAAGAAATTGATCCTTCCGAGGAAGAGGCCTCGTACACGATGGGGGCCTCCAAGGCTCGCACGTTCATGCAGGTTATTCTGCCTTCTATGGCACCTGGCATGATCAGTGGGGGGATGCTGGCTTTCTCGAGAGGACTGGCTGAATTCGGGGCTGTTGTGCTGGTGGCTGGTAACATTCCGGGAAGAACACTGACTGCTTCCGTATTTATCTACGGGGAGATTGAAAGTGATAATCCAACGGGAGCTGCTGCTGTATCCGTGTTGCTCCTGACGCTCTCCTTCCTGATCCTCTGGCTGATCAATTTGGTGCAGATGCGGGGGAGAAGACGATGA
- a CDS encoding sulfate ABC transporter permease subunit → MRRLLIGLTFAVFIVLLIIPLGRIFIGAFEDGAGGFLKGLMRPEALHALMMTGLVVLVVTLLNTLFGIMMALYLVRAGWLSERIKGLLNSIVDLPYAVSPVIGGLMIVLMLGPNSIMGAFFEGIGFNVVYAFPGMVIATLFVTFPLMVREVMPVLQELGSQQEEAASTLGAYGWRTFWSVTWPSIRWAVVYGLVLTVARSLGEFGAVLVVSGNIMNKTQTATTLVYQDVENFNVAAANGVALVLVTFSVGLLLMMEWAKKRKEVH, encoded by the coding sequence ATGAGACGACTGTTAATCGGACTGACGTTTGCAGTATTTATTGTACTGTTGATCATCCCGCTTGGACGCATTTTTATTGGTGCATTTGAAGACGGGGCAGGTGGATTCCTGAAAGGGTTAATGCGCCCTGAGGCGCTACATGCCTTGATGATGACCGGACTGGTGGTTCTGGTGGTCACCCTGTTAAATACATTGTTTGGCATCATGATGGCTCTGTATCTGGTTCGTGCCGGATGGCTGAGTGAACGGATAAAAGGGCTGCTGAACAGCATTGTAGACCTGCCTTATGCCGTATCTCCTGTCATTGGCGGCTTGATGATTGTGTTGATGTTGGGACCTAACAGCATTATGGGCGCTTTTTTTGAAGGGATTGGATTCAATGTGGTCTATGCCTTCCCGGGTATGGTGATCGCAACGTTATTTGTTACCTTTCCACTGATGGTCAGAGAGGTTATGCCTGTCCTGCAGGAACTCGGTTCCCAGCAAGAAGAGGCTGCATCTACACTTGGCGCCTACGGCTGGAGAACGTTCTGGAGTGTGACCTGGCCTTCGATCCGCTGGGCGGTAGTGTACGGTTTAGTCTTGACGGTTGCGCGCTCGCTTGGGGAATTCGGTGCAGTGCTGGTGGTATCCGGGAATATCATGAACAAAACACAGACCGCAACAACCCTGGTGTATCAGGATGTTGAGAATTTTAATGTGGCTGCCGCAAATGGTGTGGCATTGGTGCTGGTCACCTTCTCCGTCGGGCTGCTGCTTATGATGGAATGGGCCAAGAAGCGAAAGGAAGTGCATTGA
- a CDS encoding secondary thiamine-phosphate synthase enzyme YjbQ: MLHKKNISTSIRDEMKDITWDVKQVVQSSGVQNGTVLIYCPHTTAGIAINENADPDVKHDVLLRLDEVYPWEHPEYRHAEGNTASHLKSITTGPSQTVIIHEGRLLLGRWQGIYFCEFDGPREREYFLKIMEG, encoded by the coding sequence ATGTTACACAAGAAGAATATATCCACTTCCATACGAGACGAAATGAAGGATATCACATGGGATGTAAAGCAGGTTGTCCAGAGTAGCGGGGTGCAGAATGGGACGGTGCTTATCTACTGTCCACATACGACGGCGGGTATTGCCATCAACGAAAATGCAGACCCGGATGTGAAACATGATGTCTTGTTGCGCCTTGATGAAGTGTACCCTTGGGAGCATCCCGAATATCGACATGCCGAAGGCAATACAGCCTCTCATCTCAAATCGATTACAACAGGGCCATCACAAACGGTGATTATTCACGAAGGCAGGCTGCTGCTTGGCCGCTGGCAAGGCATTTACTTTTGCGAATTCGATGGACCACGTGAGCGGGAGTACTTCCTCAAAATCATGGAAGGTTAG